In the genome of Solibacillus silvestris, one region contains:
- a CDS encoding 50S ribosomal protein L19, with translation MSNIITEITKDQLRSDLPTFKPGDTVKVHVKIVEGTRERIQLFEGVVIKRRGGGISETFTVRKISYGVGVERTFPVHTPKIAKLEVVRKGKVRRAKLYYLRNLRGKAARIKEIR, from the coding sequence ATGTCAAACATTATTACAGAGATCACTAAAGATCAATTACGTTCAGACTTACCTACATTCAAACCAGGTGACACAGTTAAGGTACACGTTAAAATCGTTGAGGGTACTCGTGAACGTATCCAATTATTCGAAGGTGTAGTTATTAAACGTCGTGGTGGCGGAATTAGCGAAACTTTCACAGTACGTAAAATTTCTTACGGTGTTGGTGTAGAGCGTACTTTCCCAGTACACACTCCAAAAATCGCTAAGTTAGAAGTAGTACGTAAAGGTAAAGTACGTCGTGCTAAACTTTACTACCTACGTAACTTACGTGGTAAAGCTGCTCGTATTAAAGAAATTCGATAA
- a CDS encoding signal peptidase I: protein MEKTEKEKNELWEWTKALLIAFAIAAFIRYFLFTPIVVDGDSMMPTLENGDRMIVNKFSYKIGEPDRFDIVVFHAPEQKDYIKRVIGVPGDFVEYKDDQLYINGEPIDEPYLDAYKAEISEGNLTGDFSLKDIDPSLDVIPEGYVFVMGDNRRFSKDSRHIGIVDQKEIIGNTNIIFWPLNEIEIVK from the coding sequence GTGGAAAAAACTGAAAAAGAAAAAAATGAGCTTTGGGAATGGACGAAAGCTCTACTGATTGCGTTTGCGATTGCCGCATTTATTCGTTACTTTTTATTTACACCGATTGTAGTAGACGGGGATTCAATGATGCCTACCCTTGAAAATGGTGATCGCATGATCGTCAACAAATTCAGCTATAAAATCGGCGAACCTGACCGTTTTGATATCGTCGTATTCCACGCACCAGAACAAAAGGACTATATTAAACGTGTCATCGGTGTTCCAGGGGACTTTGTAGAATATAAGGATGATCAATTATACATTAATGGGGAACCGATCGACGAACCGTATTTGGACGCATATAAAGCCGAAATTAGCGAAGGCAACCTAACAGGCGACTTCTCGCTGAAAGATATCGATCCGTCACTGGATGTGATTCCGGAAGGCTACGTATTCGTAATGGGCGATAACCGTCGCTTCAGTAAAGACAGCCGCCATATCGGCATTGTCGACCAGAAAGAAATTATCGGTAATACGAATATCATTTTCTGGCCGTTAAACGAAATTGAAATCGTAAAGTAA
- a CDS encoding ribosome biogenesis GTPase YlqF, translated as MTIQWFPGHMAKARRQVSESLKLVDIVFELVDARLPLSSRNPMIDEVIHQKPRLLILNKQDMADEQETRRWIQYFADRGFKAVAINSLEGKGLQAVTKAAQEILADKWERMKSKGMKPRAIRAMIVGIPNVGKSTLINRLAKKNLAKTGNMPGVTKAQQWIKVGKEIELLDTPGILWPKFEDQEVGYKLALTGAIKDTIMNMEDLAVYGLRFLETHYPTRMEERYKISSVSEELVETFDAIGKLRRVFGQGGEIDYDQVSVLIVRDIREQNLGKLTFDFVSEQLEKEQLEEAIALENEERRKKTAALNRQKKQENNG; from the coding sequence ATGACAATTCAATGGTTTCCAGGACATATGGCAAAGGCACGCCGCCAAGTATCGGAAAGTTTAAAGCTTGTCGATATCGTTTTTGAACTTGTCGATGCACGTCTACCATTATCTTCACGTAATCCGATGATCGATGAAGTCATCCATCAAAAACCGCGTCTGCTCATTTTAAATAAACAAGATATGGCCGATGAACAGGAAACACGCCGCTGGATTCAATATTTTGCCGACAGAGGCTTTAAAGCAGTAGCAATCAACTCGTTGGAAGGGAAAGGCTTGCAGGCGGTTACAAAGGCTGCTCAGGAGATTTTGGCGGATAAATGGGAGCGCATGAAATCAAAAGGAATGAAGCCGCGTGCGATCCGCGCCATGATTGTCGGTATTCCGAACGTCGGGAAATCCACTTTAATCAACCGTTTAGCGAAGAAAAACTTAGCGAAAACAGGAAATATGCCAGGTGTTACGAAAGCACAGCAATGGATTAAAGTCGGTAAAGAAATAGAACTTCTGGATACACCAGGTATCTTATGGCCGAAGTTTGAAGATCAGGAAGTCGGCTACAAGCTCGCATTAACGGGTGCGATTAAAGATACGATTATGAATATGGAAGACTTGGCTGTATACGGCTTACGTTTTTTAGAAACGCACTATCCAACGCGCATGGAAGAACGCTATAAAATTTCATCTGTATCCGAAGAGCTTGTTGAAACATTCGATGCAATCGGGAAATTACGCCGTGTATTTGGACAAGGCGGAGAGATTGACTATGATCAGGTGTCCGTATTAATTGTACGCGACATTCGTGAACAGAATCTTGGGAAACTCACATTTGACTTTGTTTCCGAGCAACTTGAAAAAGAGCAACTGGAAGAAGCGATTGCCCTGGAAAACGAAGAACGCCGGAAAAAAACTGCTGCGCTAAATCGCCAGAAAAAGCAAGAAAACAACGGATAA
- a CDS encoding ribonuclease HII, whose protein sequence is MKTIKEITEALKTAAQIEPWMDFIVKDERSGVQKAWLQFQKRLEKIEALQQAHNEKLQFDASYLPYEHAYIAGTDEAGRGPLAGPVVTAAVILPNHCQELLGVNDSKQLSKEKRNQFAERIKKHALYYAVHFQSAEEIDRLNIYEATRQSMLKSIEALEVTPNYILADAMTLSTSIPQASIIKGDARSLAIAAASILAKTARDDYMEKLDLEFPQYGFAQHAGYGTKQHLEAIAQYGPTLHHRKTFEPIKSILQRRE, encoded by the coding sequence ATGAAAACAATTAAAGAGATTACAGAAGCATTGAAAACAGCAGCACAAATTGAGCCATGGATGGATTTTATAGTAAAGGATGAACGATCAGGCGTTCAAAAAGCATGGTTACAATTTCAAAAGCGTCTTGAGAAGATTGAGGCACTCCAACAAGCGCATAATGAGAAACTGCAATTTGACGCAAGCTATTTACCATATGAACATGCCTATATTGCAGGTACAGATGAAGCCGGGCGCGGACCACTGGCAGGGCCTGTCGTAACTGCGGCTGTTATATTGCCGAACCACTGCCAGGAACTCCTTGGTGTAAACGATTCCAAACAATTGTCAAAGGAAAAACGCAATCAATTTGCTGAACGGATTAAAAAACATGCATTGTATTATGCAGTTCATTTTCAAAGTGCCGAAGAAATTGACCGCCTTAACATTTATGAAGCAACACGACAGTCCATGTTAAAAAGTATTGAAGCACTTGAAGTCACACCAAATTACATATTGGCCGATGCGATGACTCTTTCAACATCAATTCCGCAAGCTTCCATCATAAAGGGGGATGCCCGCAGCCTGGCAATCGCAGCGGCATCCATTTTAGCAAAAACGGCACGTGATGATTATATGGAGAAGCTGGACCTTGAATTTCCGCAATATGGTTTTGCCCAGCATGCAGGTTATGGAACAAAGCAGCACTTGGAAGCGATCGCGCAATATGGACCGACATTACATCATCGAAAAACATTCGAACCGATAAAATCCATACTTCAAAGAAGGGAGTAA
- a CDS encoding type III secretion system protein translates to MTEKKYIRKEAIALSYDPQKGSGPTIVAKGKGKIAENILEKAAMHEVPVYEDPNLVELLGQLDLNTSIPEELYQAVAEVFAFIYHLDEKQRLTFKNK, encoded by the coding sequence ATGACCGAAAAAAAATATATAAGAAAAGAAGCAATCGCCCTGTCCTATGATCCGCAAAAAGGCAGTGGTCCGACAATCGTTGCAAAAGGGAAAGGGAAAATTGCGGAAAATATATTAGAAAAAGCAGCGATGCATGAAGTACCCGTTTATGAAGACCCAAACTTAGTCGAGCTGTTAGGCCAGCTTGATTTGAACACATCGATACCGGAAGAACTTTACCAGGCGGTTGCAGAAGTTTTTGCTTTTATTTATCATTTGGATGAAAAGCAGAGGTTAACTTTTAAAAATAAATAG
- the sucC gene encoding succinate--CoA ligase subunit beta (catalyzes the interconversion of succinyl-CoA and succinate), whose translation MNIHEYQGKEILRQYGVAVPRGSVAFSPDEAVKAAKELGSNVTVVKAQIHAGGRGKAGGVKIAKNLDEVRSFSKELLGKILVTHQTGPDGKEVKRLYIEEGSDIKKEYYLSLVLDRATSRVVMMGSEEGGMDIEEVAETNPEKIFKEVIDPVTGLNAFQARRMAFNMNIPAKLVNKAVGLMLGIYKAFIDKDASTVEINPLVVTGDDQVVALDAKFNFDANALYRHKDIVELRDFDEEDPKEIEASKYDLSYISLDGNIGCMVNGAGLAMATMDTISYYGGSPANFLDVGGGATAEKVTEAFKIILSDKNVKGIFVNIFGGIMKCDIIAKGVITAAKEVGLAVPLVVRLEGTNVELGKKLLNESGLNIVAADSMSDGAQKIVKLVEAEGGVTA comes from the coding sequence ATGAATATCCATGAGTATCAAGGGAAAGAGATATTAAGACAATACGGTGTAGCGGTTCCAAGAGGAAGTGTCGCGTTTTCACCAGACGAAGCAGTAAAAGCAGCAAAAGAGCTAGGATCTAACGTAACAGTAGTGAAAGCACAAATTCATGCAGGGGGCCGCGGTAAAGCGGGTGGCGTTAAAATTGCAAAAAACCTGGATGAAGTTCGTTCTTTCTCTAAAGAATTATTAGGGAAAATTTTAGTAACTCACCAGACAGGTCCAGACGGTAAAGAAGTAAAGCGTCTTTATATAGAAGAAGGTTCGGACATTAAAAAAGAGTATTACTTAAGTTTAGTATTAGACCGTGCAACTTCTAGAGTAGTAATGATGGGTTCTGAAGAGGGCGGTATGGATATTGAAGAGGTAGCCGAGACGAATCCGGAAAAAATCTTCAAAGAAGTGATTGATCCGGTAACAGGCCTGAATGCTTTCCAGGCACGCCGTATGGCATTCAATATGAATATTCCTGCTAAGTTAGTAAATAAAGCAGTAGGATTAATGCTTGGTATTTACAAAGCATTTATCGATAAAGATGCATCAACAGTAGAAATCAACCCGCTAGTTGTAACTGGTGATGACCAGGTAGTGGCACTTGATGCAAAATTCAACTTTGATGCAAACGCATTATACCGTCACAAAGATATCGTAGAATTACGCGATTTCGATGAAGAAGATCCAAAAGAAATTGAAGCATCTAAATATGATTTAAGTTATATTTCGTTAGACGGCAATATCGGATGTATGGTAAATGGTGCAGGTCTTGCCATGGCGACGATGGATACGATTAGTTACTACGGCGGATCACCCGCAAACTTCCTTGACGTTGGGGGCGGTGCTACAGCCGAAAAAGTAACAGAAGCTTTTAAAATCATTTTATCAGACAAAAATGTTAAAGGAATTTTCGTTAACATCTTTGGTGGAATCATGAAATGCGACATCATTGCAAAAGGTGTTATTACGGCTGCAAAAGAAGTTGGTTTAGCGGTTCCGTTAGTAGTACGTTTAGAAGGGACAAACGTAGAGCTAGGTAAAAAGTTGTTAAATGAATCTGGTTTAAACATTGTGGCAGCTGACTCAATGTCAGACGGCGCTCAAAAAATCGTGAAATTAGTTGAAGCTGAAGGCGGGGTAACGGCATGA
- a CDS encoding succinate--CoA ligase subunit alpha, whose protein sequence is MSVFINKETKVIVQGITGETALFHTKQMLEYGTKIVAGVTPGKGGLEIEGVPVFNTVQEAVDATGANVSVIYVPAPFAADAIIEAVDADLDMAICITEHIPVLDMVKVKRYMEGKKTRLVGPNCPGVITADECKIGIMPGYIHTKGHVGVVSRSGTLTYEAVHQLSQAGIGQTTAVGIGGDPVNGTNFIDCLKAFNEDPETYAVVMIGEIGGTAEEEAAEWIQENMNKPVVGFIGGQTAPPGKRMGHAGAIISGGKGTAAEKIKAMNAAGIEVAPTPSVIGETLIKVIKEKGLYEACKTH, encoded by the coding sequence ATGAGTGTGTTCATTAATAAAGAAACAAAAGTAATCGTACAAGGGATTACTGGGGAAACAGCCCTTTTCCATACAAAACAAATGCTTGAATACGGAACAAAAATCGTTGCAGGGGTAACACCAGGTAAAGGCGGTCTTGAAATCGAAGGTGTTCCTGTATTCAATACAGTACAAGAAGCAGTCGATGCGACAGGTGCCAATGTATCCGTTATTTACGTACCGGCACCATTTGCAGCAGATGCAATTATCGAAGCAGTGGATGCGGACCTGGATATGGCGATTTGTATTACAGAACATATACCGGTACTTGATATGGTAAAAGTAAAGCGCTATATGGAAGGCAAGAAGACACGTTTAGTTGGTCCAAACTGTCCGGGTGTCATTACTGCTGATGAATGTAAAATTGGTATCATGCCGGGTTACATTCATACAAAAGGACATGTAGGTGTTGTTTCACGTTCTGGTACTTTAACTTATGAAGCGGTACACCAGCTGTCTCAGGCAGGAATTGGTCAAACAACAGCGGTAGGAATCGGGGGCGACCCGGTAAATGGGACAAACTTTATCGACTGCTTAAAAGCATTCAACGAAGACCCGGAAACTTATGCGGTTGTCATGATTGGAGAAATCGGTGGTACAGCGGAAGAAGAAGCTGCTGAATGGATTCAGGAAAACATGAACAAACCGGTAGTAGGTTTTATCGGTGGTCAAACAGCACCTCCAGGAAAGCGTATGGGTCACGCAGGTGCCATTATTTCCGGCGGTAAAGGAACAGCTGCAGAGAAAATCAAAGCAATGAATGCAGCAGGTATTGAAGTAGCTCCGACGCCTTCTGTAATCGGTGAAACACTGATTAAAGTAATCAAAGAAAAAGGCTTGTACGAAGCTTGTAAAACACATTAA
- a CDS encoding DNA processing protein DprA: MTNPANEQLLKLHYILPLSWEKVRNLMKITDDFDEILHISPKFLASQLNIREEKAAQLIKHYKELIQRSMAIYYDQHNITPIPYTDPLYPERLKQLYDAPAVVYAKGDVQLLNRPKMMAVIGSRAATSYSENVLKSILPPLIREQYIIVSGLAKGADRLAHEATIRYGGKTIGVLGHGLFHSYPPQNKELNAYMASEHLLITEYPPYVGVQKWHFPARNRIISGLCEALVVTEAALKSGTLITTELALEQGKDVFAVPGNIFSEQSRGTNKLIKEGAIPVWDGFQILEEIQLFSNSR, encoded by the coding sequence ATGACCAATCCAGCAAATGAACAATTATTGAAACTGCATTATATTCTTCCTCTCTCCTGGGAAAAAGTCCGAAATTTAATGAAAATTACAGATGATTTCGACGAAATACTGCATATTTCGCCAAAATTTTTAGCGAGCCAGCTAAATATAAGAGAAGAAAAAGCCGCACAGCTCATAAAACATTATAAAGAGCTCATACAAAGGTCGATGGCAATATATTATGACCAACATAATATTACGCCCATTCCTTATACGGACCCTTTATATCCGGAACGCTTAAAACAGCTGTACGATGCACCTGCTGTTGTATATGCGAAAGGTGATGTTCAGCTGCTGAACAGACCAAAAATGATGGCGGTCATCGGTTCGAGAGCAGCGACTAGCTATAGTGAAAACGTATTGAAATCCATTCTTCCCCCATTAATTCGTGAGCAATATATCATAGTGAGCGGTCTTGCAAAAGGTGCCGACCGACTTGCACATGAAGCAACAATCCGATATGGTGGAAAGACGATAGGTGTTTTAGGCCATGGCTTATTCCATAGCTACCCACCACAAAATAAAGAGCTGAATGCATATATGGCAAGTGAGCATTTACTCATAACAGAATATCCACCCTATGTAGGTGTGCAAAAATGGCATTTCCCTGCACGAAACCGGATTATTAGCGGATTGTGTGAAGCACTGGTCGTAACGGAAGCCGCACTCAAAAGCGGGACACTTATCACAACAGAGCTTGCTCTTGAGCAAGGAAAAGATGTTTTTGCAGTGCCGGGAAATATTTTTAGCGAGCAGTCACGAGGGACAAATAAATTAATAAAAGAAGGTGCAATTCCAGTGTGGGATGGCTTTCAAATCTTAGAGGAAATCCAATTGTTTTCAAATTCGCGTTGA
- a CDS encoding DNA topoisomerase I yields MADYLVIVESPAKAKTIERYLGKKYKVKASIGHVRDLPRSQMGIDTENNYDPKYITIRGKGPVLQELKTAAKKVKKIYLAADPDREGEAIAWHLATALNIDINSDCRVVFNEITKEAILESFKHPRPINMDLVDAQQARRILDRLVGYNISPILWKKVKKGLSAGRVQSVSLRLIIDRENEIKSFEPEEYWSIDASFEKNKKQFDAFYYGNGKEKVKLTNEQQVKDILKGIKGSEFEVMNVVKRERKRNASPAFTTSSLQQEAARKLNFRAKKTMMLAQQLYEGIELSKKEGAVGLITYMRTDSTRISDTAKTEAKSYIETKYGKDFIAGEQKQAKAKANAQDAHEAIRPTSAMRTPEELKAILSRDQLRLYRLIWERFIASQMSPAVLDTVTVDLQNNDVLFRANGSQVKFAGFMKLYIEGTDDQEEETNKLLPEMEIGDKVKSLEIEPKQHFTQPPPRYSEARLVKTLEELGIGRPSTYAPTLDTIQKRGYVQLDAKRFVPTELGEIVHQATLEFFPEIINIEFTAQMEQNLDEIEEGITQWVNVIDEFYKDFEPRVKYADEVMEKIEIKDEPAGEDCEKCGAPMVFKLGRYGKFMACSNFPDCRNTKAIVKPIDVKCPSCETGEIVERKSKTKRIFYGCNQYPECDFVSWDKPISRPCPKCSALLVEKKLKKGVQIQCTNSECDYEETPSQ; encoded by the coding sequence ATGGCAGATTATTTAGTAATTGTTGAATCACCTGCAAAGGCGAAAACAATTGAACGATATTTAGGAAAAAAATATAAAGTAAAAGCTTCGATTGGACATGTACGTGATTTACCACGTAGTCAAATGGGAATCGATACCGAAAATAATTATGATCCAAAATATATTACGATTCGCGGTAAAGGTCCGGTACTTCAGGAACTGAAAACAGCAGCAAAAAAAGTGAAAAAGATTTATCTCGCAGCCGATCCAGACCGTGAAGGGGAAGCGATCGCATGGCATTTAGCCACTGCTTTGAACATTGATATTAATTCGGATTGCCGCGTCGTATTTAACGAGATTACGAAAGAAGCAATTTTAGAGAGCTTCAAGCACCCGCGCCCGATTAATATGGATTTAGTCGATGCACAGCAAGCTCGTCGTATTTTAGACCGTCTAGTAGGCTACAATATTAGCCCGATCCTTTGGAAAAAAGTAAAGAAAGGCTTATCGGCAGGACGTGTACAATCCGTTTCATTGCGTTTGATTATTGACCGCGAAAATGAAATCAAAAGCTTTGAGCCTGAAGAATATTGGTCGATCGATGCAAGTTTCGAAAAAAACAAAAAGCAATTCGATGCGTTTTATTACGGAAACGGTAAAGAAAAAGTTAAATTAACAAATGAACAACAAGTTAAAGATATATTAAAAGGTATAAAAGGCTCAGAATTTGAAGTAATGAATGTTGTAAAAAGAGAACGGAAACGCAATGCTTCTCCAGCCTTTACGACTTCTTCACTCCAACAGGAAGCCGCACGTAAATTAAACTTCCGCGCCAAGAAGACAATGATGCTTGCCCAGCAGCTTTATGAAGGTATCGAGCTAAGCAAAAAAGAAGGTGCAGTCGGATTAATTACGTATATGCGTACTGACTCGACTCGTATTTCCGATACGGCAAAAACAGAGGCTAAGTCGTATATCGAAACAAAATACGGCAAAGATTTCATTGCCGGAGAACAAAAACAGGCAAAAGCGAAGGCAAATGCACAGGATGCCCATGAAGCGATCCGTCCAACAAGTGCGATGCGTACACCAGAGGAGCTTAAGGCGATTTTAAGCCGTGACCAGCTGCGACTGTATCGTTTAATTTGGGAACGCTTTATCGCGAGTCAAATGTCTCCAGCTGTACTCGATACTGTAACAGTTGATTTGCAAAACAATGACGTATTATTCCGTGCGAACGGATCTCAAGTGAAATTTGCCGGATTTATGAAACTTTATATTGAGGGTACAGACGATCAGGAAGAAGAAACGAATAAGCTTTTACCTGAAATGGAAATCGGCGATAAAGTGAAATCACTTGAAATCGAACCGAAACAGCATTTCACTCAGCCACCTCCTCGCTATTCGGAGGCGCGTCTAGTAAAGACATTGGAAGAGCTAGGTATAGGTCGTCCATCGACATATGCCCCTACACTGGATACAATCCAAAAGCGCGGCTATGTTCAGCTTGATGCAAAACGCTTTGTACCAACAGAACTTGGAGAAATCGTTCATCAAGCAACATTGGAATTTTTCCCGGAAATCATCAACATTGAATTTACCGCACAGATGGAGCAAAATCTGGATGAAATTGAAGAAGGCATTACACAATGGGTAAATGTCATCGATGAATTTTACAAAGACTTTGAACCGCGGGTAAAATATGCGGATGAAGTGATGGAAAAAATCGAAATTAAAGATGAGCCTGCTGGTGAAGACTGTGAAAAGTGCGGTGCGCCAATGGTATTCAAGCTTGGACGTTACGGGAAATTTATGGCTTGTTCCAACTTCCCGGATTGCCGCAATACAAAAGCGATTGTAAAACCGATCGACGTTAAATGTCCTTCATGTGAGACAGGTGAAATTGTCGAGCGTAAATCCAAAACAAAGCGCATTTTTTACGGATGCAATCAGTATCCGGAATGTGACTTCGTATCATGGGATAAGCCGATTAGTAGACCTTGTCCGAAATGTAGTGCATTATTAGTAGAGAAGAAATTGAAAAAAGGTGTTCAGATTCAGTGTACTAACAGTGAATGTGATTATGAAGAAACACCGTCACAATAA